One Roseburia rectibacter DNA window includes the following coding sequences:
- a CDS encoding MATE family efflux transporter gives MLKRFTKYVTQSVAGMIGISVYVLADTFLISVYSGADGLAVLNLILPVYGLIYAIGAMIGIGSATRYAISRAKGENTEHYFVQSVTWSILVAVPFMLIGIFIPDKALALLGADAGLIGLGRNYVRIILIATPFFMSNYTFTAFARNDGAPSIAMIGSISGSIFNIIFDYIFMFPVGLGFSGAGLATAICPIVTMSVCTIHYRSSRNHVGFHWKKPSFRHLISCCQLGVSAFVGELSSGVIAIVFNFLILGIAGNVGVAAYGVVANLSIVAFAIFNGLAQGAQPLISESYGKGQPTQVKKLLKWSLLVCLAVEALIQLIIWTATDPQISIFNSENNVQLLNYAHTGLRLYFLGFIVAGINVVLVAYFSAVDEPKIAIVGSFLRGIVAIVICAVILAKLFGLNGIWISLLAAETVTFLTILFLAYKDRRKRMGLSGNM, from the coding sequence ATGCTGAAAAGATTCACTAAATATGTAACCCAGAGTGTTGCCGGAATGATCGGGATTTCCGTTTATGTTCTGGCAGATACTTTCCTTATATCTGTATATTCCGGTGCTGACGGACTGGCAGTTCTCAATTTGATCCTGCCGGTTTATGGACTGATCTATGCGATTGGGGCTATGATCGGGATTGGTTCCGCTACCAGGTATGCCATAAGCAGGGCAAAAGGAGAAAATACAGAACATTATTTCGTACAGTCAGTAACCTGGAGCATACTGGTTGCTGTTCCATTTATGCTGATCGGAATTTTTATTCCGGACAAAGCATTGGCTTTGCTGGGTGCAGATGCCGGACTGATCGGACTTGGACGAAACTATGTGAGAATTATTCTGATCGCAACACCATTCTTCATGTCAAATTATACATTTACTGCATTTGCCAGAAACGATGGGGCGCCTTCTATTGCAATGATCGGTTCCATCAGTGGAAGTATCTTTAACATTATATTTGATTATATATTCATGTTCCCAGTCGGTCTGGGATTTTCCGGAGCCGGACTGGCTACTGCAATCTGTCCGATCGTAACAATGAGCGTCTGTACCATACACTACAGAAGCAGCAGAAACCATGTAGGATTCCATTGGAAAAAACCGTCATTCAGACACCTGATTTCCTGCTGTCAGCTAGGAGTTTCCGCATTCGTCGGTGAACTGTCTTCCGGTGTGATCGCTATTGTATTTAACTTCCTGATCCTGGGAATTGCAGGAAATGTAGGTGTAGCAGCCTATGGAGTTGTGGCAAACCTTTCTATCGTGGCATTTGCAATCTTCAACGGTCTGGCCCAGGGAGCACAGCCTCTGATCAGTGAAAGCTACGGAAAAGGTCAGCCTACTCAGGTAAAAAAACTTCTGAAATGGAGCCTGCTCGTATGTCTTGCAGTAGAAGCATTGATCCAATTGATCATCTGGACAGCAACTGACCCGCAAATCAGCATTTTCAACAGTGAAAACAATGTTCAGTTATTGAATTATGCACATACAGGACTGCGTCTGTATTTCCTTGGATTTATAGTTGCAGGAATCAATGTTGTACTGGTGGCATATTTCTCAGCAGTAGATGAACCGAAAATCGCGATTGTGGGATCATTCCTGAGAGGAATTGTTGCTATTGTTATCTGCGCAGTTATACTTGCGAAATTATTCGGATTAAATGGAATCTGGATCTCTCTTCTTGCAGCGGAGACAGTTACGTTTCTGACGATTCTGTTTCTGGCATATAAAGACAGAAGAAAAAGAATGGGGCTGTCGGGAAATATGTAA
- a CDS encoding MATE family efflux transporter — MKTKIQDMTSGSPGRLIILFAIPLMLGNICQQLYTMVDTMIVGQVAGVEALAALGAVDFLMWVVTGISTGLTQGFSIQLSQYYGAKDFENLRKSLAHSYRLTAFIAAGVLILSQSFASLVLTGLHTPSNIIGMSLLYLRIIFCGIPATAAYNMFASALRAMGNSKTPLTAMIIASVLNVSLDILFVAGFGWGVAGAAIATVIAQSFSAVYCFLILRRIDIVHLTRADFMPASGMNARLMKLGIPVVFQNIIIGVGGLVVQYVINGYGFLFVAGFTATNKLYGLLEMAAISYGYAIVTYVGQNLGAGKIDRIRKGVRSSMLLSLLTSLIISAAMFLFGKNILSLFISGEPQQTQQVLAIAFKYLSIMAAMLWVLYFLYVYRSVLQGMGDTLMPMVSGMAEFVMRISAALILPHFIGQDGIFFAEIAAWSGATVILCISYYVRMHKYH, encoded by the coding sequence ATGAAAACCAAGATTCAGGATATGACCTCCGGTTCACCGGGACGGTTGATCATTCTTTTTGCAATTCCCCTGATGCTGGGAAATATCTGTCAGCAGCTTTATACAATGGTGGATACCATGATTGTTGGTCAGGTTGCAGGTGTGGAGGCTCTTGCCGCACTGGGTGCTGTTGACTTTCTGATGTGGGTTGTCACAGGAATATCCACAGGACTCACTCAGGGATTTTCTATTCAACTCTCCCAGTATTATGGGGCAAAGGATTTCGAAAATCTGCGTAAATCTCTGGCTCACAGTTACCGGCTGACCGCATTCATCGCAGCCGGAGTATTGATTCTCAGCCAGTCATTTGCTTCGCTGGTATTAACAGGGCTGCATACACCTTCCAATATTATCGGAATGTCTCTGTTATATCTGCGCATCATTTTCTGTGGAATCCCCGCCACAGCAGCCTATAATATGTTTGCTTCTGCTCTAAGGGCTATGGGAAACAGTAAAACACCGCTGACCGCAATGATCATCGCATCTGTGCTGAATGTCTCACTGGACATCCTTTTTGTGGCAGGCTTCGGATGGGGTGTGGCAGGAGCAGCAATCGCAACTGTGATTGCACAGAGCTTCTCCGCTGTTTACTGTTTCCTGATTTTACGCAGAATTGATATCGTTCATCTGACCAGAGCAGATTTTATGCCTGCCTCCGGCATGAATGCCCGCCTGATGAAGCTTGGTATTCCTGTTGTATTTCAGAATATCATCATCGGTGTGGGCGGTCTGGTAGTCCAGTATGTGATCAATGGCTATGGTTTCCTTTTTGTAGCAGGATTTACAGCTACAAACAAGCTTTATGGTCTGCTGGAAATGGCTGCTATTTCCTATGGATATGCCATCGTTACCTATGTGGGTCAGAATCTGGGAGCCGGAAAGATTGACAGGATCAGAAAAGGCGTACGCAGCAGTATGCTGCTTTCCCTGCTTACCTCACTGATCATTTCTGCTGCCATGTTTTTATTTGGAAAAAATATTCTCTCACTTTTCATCTCAGGTGAACCGCAGCAGACACAGCAGGTATTGGCAATTGCTTTTAAATACCTTTCTATTATGGCTGCCATGCTCTGGGTTTTGTACTTCCTGTACGTGTACAGATCTGTACTTCAGGGGATGGGAGATACCTTAATGCCTATGGTAAGTGGTATGGCTGAATTTGTCATGCGTATCAGTGCTGCACTGATCCTTCCCCATTTTATCGGACAGGACGGTATTTTCTTTGCAGAGATTGCAGCATGGAGCGGAGCCACTGTGATCTTATGCATCAGCTATTATGTACGGATGCATAAATATCATTAA
- a CDS encoding DNA cytosine methyltransferase, whose amino-acid sequence MAFSYIDIFAGAGGLSEGFQRNGYIPVGQFILAMDTWFEKLMEK is encoded by the coding sequence ATGGCATTTTCATATATTGATATATTTGCTGGTGCAGGTGGCCTTTCAGAGGGCTTTCAAAGAAATGGCTATATACCAGTAGGTCAATTCATCCTAGCTATGGATACCTGGTTTGAAAAACTGATGGAGAAATAA
- the bsh gene encoding choloylglycine hydrolase, whose product MCTAATYKTKDFYFGRTLDYEFSYGDQIVITPRNYAFNFRHVGDMKNHYAIIGMAHVAEDYPLYYDAMNEKGVAMAGLNFVGNAVYAAIKPDVENIAQFEFIPWILSQCSSLVEVRELLERINIVNTPFSEQLPLAQLHWIISDENESITVESMSDGLHIYDNPVGVLTNNPPFPQQMFQLNNYMYLSPKQPRNTFCENLALDAYSRGMGGLGLPGDLSSSSRFVRVAFTKVNAISGESEEESVSQFFHILGSVDQQRGCCEVADGKYEITLYTSCCNVTKGIYYYNTYENHQISAVDMHVENLDSDKMICYPVIQGERINYQNK is encoded by the coding sequence ATGTGTACAGCAGCAACTTATAAAACAAAAGATTTTTACTTTGGACGAACCCTCGATTATGAATTCTCTTATGGTGATCAGATAGTAATTACACCACGTAATTATGCGTTTAATTTTCGCCATGTTGGCGATATGAAAAATCATTATGCAATTATTGGAATGGCTCATGTTGCAGAAGATTATCCTTTGTATTATGATGCTATGAATGAAAAAGGAGTGGCAATGGCAGGACTGAATTTTGTCGGAAATGCTGTTTATGCCGCGATTAAGCCAGATGTGGAAAATATTGCACAGTTTGAATTTATTCCGTGGATTTTAAGTCAGTGTTCTTCTTTAGTTGAAGTTCGCGAGCTTCTTGAACGAATTAATATTGTTAATACTCCTTTCAGCGAGCAATTACCATTAGCACAATTACACTGGATCATTTCTGATGAGAATGAGTCAATTACGGTAGAATCTATGTCAGATGGTTTGCATATTTATGACAATCCAGTAGGAGTGCTTACGAATAATCCGCCATTTCCACAGCAGATGTTTCAACTAAATAATTATATGTATTTATCTCCTAAACAGCCCAGAAATACTTTCTGCGAAAATTTGGCTCTTGATGCATATAGTAGAGGTATGGGAGGATTAGGTCTTCCGGGAGATCTCTCATCTTCCTCTCGCTTTGTACGTGTAGCTTTTACAAAGGTAAATGCAATTTCAGGTGAATCAGAGGAAGAAAGCGTTAGCCAATTCTTCCACATTCTCGGATCTGTGGATCAGCAACGAGGATGTTGCGAAGTAGCGGATGGAAAATATGAAATCACATTGTATACGTCGTGTTGTAATGTTACAAAAGGTATTTATTATTACAATACTTATGAAAACCATCAGATCAGTGCAGTAGATATGCATGTAGAAAATCTGGATAGTGATAAAATGATTTGTTATCCAGTAATTCAAGGAGAACGAATCAACTATCAAAATAAATAA
- a CDS encoding GTP pyrophosphokinase — protein MTKDEVKKLRMASPESLQFLNNATKFYNLMMMYRCAIREIQTKLEVLDDEFSVENNRNPISFIKTRIKQPNSIYDKLQKMGYEFTTENIQTYLNDVAGVRIVCAFIDDIYMISDLITQQDDIKVIEIKDYIKNPKSNGYRSYHMIVEIPVFFAKGKTPMRVELQIRTNGMDFWATLEHQLRYKKGIEEMPGYDEISEELLHSARAIIEADNEMQRIKDKIGMFHEI, from the coding sequence ATGACAAAAGATGAAGTAAAAAAACTCAGGATGGCTAGTCCGGAATCACTACAGTTTTTAAATAATGCTACAAAATTTTATAATTTAATGATGATGTATCGTTGTGCTATTCGGGAGATACAAACTAAACTTGAGGTTTTGGATGATGAATTTTCAGTTGAGAACAATCGAAATCCTATTTCTTTTATAAAAACAAGAATTAAGCAGCCCAATAGTATTTACGATAAACTGCAGAAGATGGGATATGAATTTACAACAGAAAATATACAGACATATCTCAATGATGTAGCAGGCGTTCGAATAGTTTGTGCGTTTATTGACGATATTTATATGATATCAGATTTGATTACCCAACAGGATGATATTAAAGTTATTGAAATAAAAGATTATATAAAAAATCCAAAATCGAATGGTTATCGAAGCTATCATATGATTGTTGAAATACCAGTATTTTTTGCTAAGGGTAAAACACCTATGCGTGTAGAATTACAGATTCGAACCAATGGTATGGATTTCTGGGCAACATTGGAACATCAACTTCGCTATAAAAAAGGAATTGAAGAAATGCCTGGCTATGATGAGATAAGTGAAGAATTACTTCATTCTGCAAGAGCTATCATTGAAGCAGATAATGAAATGCAGAGAATAAAAGACAAAATTGGTATGTTCCACGAAATTTAG